The following coding sequences lie in one Halogeometricum rufum genomic window:
- a CDS encoding TIGR04206 family protein — MSRTPDWTVPALLALLLVPWSVQVFSGRDATLVFAWGLVNTNPLGVTTLTDFLFVYTAGLPDYIHSWPLSVALYLLALGFAVVGPRVGYDDRRVVAGLLAVAGVAQLSLARGFSVQPGRMAWPVGTLLLFGVAAYVYGVGRGD, encoded by the coding sequence GTGTCTCGAACGCCCGACTGGACCGTCCCCGCACTCCTCGCACTCCTCCTCGTCCCGTGGTCCGTGCAGGTGTTCTCGGGCCGGGACGCCACGCTCGTCTTCGCGTGGGGGCTGGTCAACACGAATCCGCTCGGCGTGACGACGCTCACCGACTTCCTGTTCGTCTACACCGCCGGACTGCCCGACTACATCCACTCGTGGCCGCTGTCGGTGGCGCTCTACCTCCTCGCACTCGGGTTCGCCGTCGTCGGCCCGCGGGTCGGCTACGACGACAGGCGCGTCGTCGCGGGACTCCTCGCCGTCGCGGGCGTCGCCCAGTTGTCGCTGGCGCGGGGGTTCTCGGTCCAACCCGGCCGGATGGCGTGGCCCGTCGGGACGCTCCTCCTGTTCGGCGTCGCGGCGTACGTCTACGGCGTCGGCCGCGGCGATTAA
- a CDS encoding MATE family efflux transporter encodes MSRLPNPIRRSIVVIGLVLAHFGVVDRERAVRTAELAWPRIVTGIARMSKNAVDVAMVGIASGTAAITGVGFAGPYWGVAFALGGGVAAGTLALVSQRYGAGRSDGLGLAVRSSSLLVLLASLPVTAAFWLFSTQFIAVLTDNAEAVELGARYLRLVGIGVPFAGLNLVGSRTLVGADDAYIAMLLRSGGAVVNVVLSATLIFGLGMGVEGAAVGTVLSNVVVTAAFVLGLARGGLPVVGEFPIRIDPFGRYVDRDTVSDIVSIGLPVFGRSLVWTVAEFPMLAIVDGFGENVVAAFVIARRIWGLMNTPGWGFGLASSSLVGQSLGGDDEDTAEAYGREIVRFAVATYVVSAVLVAVFAESIVRLFVNDPSSPAIPVAVSLVYAACLAVVMQGVSGAAAGPLDASGDTRVPFYSQLLGMFGCSIPIAYLGAQTGHIEALYVAFLAETTVPAAINYYRFTTGKWKQVSQKYRPGASAGD; translated from the coding sequence GTGTCTCGACTCCCCAACCCAATCAGGCGCAGCATCGTCGTCATCGGTCTCGTCCTCGCCCACTTCGGCGTCGTCGACCGCGAGAGAGCCGTCAGAACGGCCGAACTCGCGTGGCCCCGCATCGTCACCGGCATCGCGCGCATGTCGAAGAACGCGGTGGACGTCGCCATGGTCGGCATCGCCTCGGGCACCGCCGCCATCACCGGCGTCGGCTTCGCCGGGCCGTACTGGGGTGTCGCGTTCGCCCTCGGCGGCGGCGTCGCGGCCGGAACCCTCGCCCTCGTCTCACAGCGCTACGGCGCGGGGCGTTCGGACGGACTCGGACTCGCCGTCCGGTCCAGTTCGCTGCTCGTCCTCCTCGCCAGTCTCCCCGTGACGGCCGCCTTCTGGCTGTTCTCGACGCAGTTCATCGCCGTGCTGACGGACAACGCCGAGGCGGTCGAACTGGGCGCGCGCTACCTCCGACTCGTCGGTATCGGCGTCCCGTTCGCGGGGCTGAACCTCGTCGGGAGTCGCACGCTCGTCGGCGCGGACGACGCCTACATCGCCATGCTGCTCCGCTCCGGCGGTGCCGTCGTCAACGTCGTCCTCAGCGCGACGCTCATCTTCGGCCTCGGGATGGGCGTCGAGGGCGCGGCGGTCGGAACCGTCCTCTCGAACGTCGTCGTCACGGCCGCGTTCGTCCTCGGACTGGCGCGCGGCGGCCTCCCCGTCGTCGGCGAGTTCCCCATCCGAATCGACCCGTTCGGACGGTACGTCGACCGGGACACCGTCTCCGACATCGTCTCCATCGGACTGCCCGTCTTCGGACGCTCGCTGGTCTGGACCGTCGCGGAGTTCCCGATGCTCGCCATCGTCGACGGCTTCGGCGAGAACGTCGTCGCGGCGTTCGTCATCGCGCGGCGCATCTGGGGGCTGATGAACACGCCCGGGTGGGGCTTCGGACTGGCGTCCTCGAGTCTCGTCGGGCAGAGCCTCGGCGGCGACGACGAGGACACCGCCGAGGCGTACGGCCGCGAGATAGTGCGGTTCGCCGTCGCCACGTACGTCGTCAGCGCGGTTCTCGTCGCCGTCTTCGCCGAATCCATCGTCCGCCTGTTCGTGAACGACCCGTCGTCGCCCGCGATTCCCGTCGCGGTGTCGCTCGTCTACGCCGCCTGCCTCGCGGTGGTGATGCAGGGCGTCTCCGGCGCCGCCGCCGGACCGCTGGACGCCAGCGGCGACACCCGCGTGCCGTTCTACAGCCAACTGCTCGGCATGTTCGGCTGTTCCATCCCCATCGCCTACCTCGGCGCGCAGACCGGGCACATCGAAGCGCTGTACGTCGCGTTCCTCGCGGAGACGACGGTGCCGGCCGCCATCAACTACTACCGCTTCACCACCGGGAAGTGGAAGCAGGTGAGTCAGAAGTACCGCCCCGGCGCGTCGGCGGGCGATTAA
- a CDS encoding VOC family protein → MSGVLDHVMMRVEDLEESLDWYQTHLGYEEKGRWEADTFTNVYLGPEEMHEEGAMLELTYNHDDRTYEMGDAWGHIAVRVPEGELESSYQQLMDEGVEDYRDPESCGGRYAFVKDPDGHEIEIVKRDPDLGSKWSIDHTMIRVEDADEALGFWTRKFEYEHTGRWESDTFANYFVKPEGASDEAMAVELTYNYDGRTYDLGDAWGHLCVRADDLGDYWETLMEREAEDYRDPESCDNRYAFTKDQDGHEIEVLEPSDD, encoded by the coding sequence ATGTCCGGAGTACTCGACCACGTGATGATGCGCGTCGAAGATCTAGAGGAGTCGCTCGACTGGTACCAGACGCATCTCGGCTACGAGGAGAAGGGTCGCTGGGAGGCGGACACGTTCACCAACGTCTACCTCGGTCCCGAGGAGATGCACGAGGAGGGCGCGATGCTCGAACTGACGTACAACCACGACGACCGGACGTACGAGATGGGCGACGCGTGGGGGCACATCGCCGTCCGCGTCCCCGAGGGCGAACTGGAGTCCTCCTACCAGCAGTTGATGGACGAGGGCGTCGAGGACTACCGCGACCCCGAGTCCTGCGGCGGCCGGTACGCCTTCGTGAAGGACCCCGACGGTCACGAGATAGAGATCGTCAAGCGCGACCCCGACCTCGGGTCGAAGTGGAGCATCGACCACACCATGATTCGCGTCGAGGACGCCGACGAGGCCCTCGGGTTCTGGACGCGGAAGTTCGAGTACGAACACACGGGTCGCTGGGAGTCCGACACCTTCGCCAACTACTTCGTGAAGCCCGAGGGTGCCTCCGACGAGGCGATGGCCGTCGAACTCACCTACAACTACGACGGCCGGACCTACGACCTGGGCGACGCGTGGGGTCACCTCTGCGTGCGCGCGGACGACCTCGGCGACTACTGGGAGACGCTCATGGAACGCGAGGCCGAGGACTACCGCGACCCCGAGTCCTGCGACAACCGCTACGCGTTCACCAAGGACCAGGACGGCCACGAGATAGAGGTTCTCGAACCGAGCGACGACTGA